In the Bacillus sp. FJAT-42376 genome, GCCCGCAAGCTGCCAAAACAGTGATTAATAATGCTCCAACCCACCACTTTTTCATGAAATCCTCCTTAAAAATCTAACTTGTTCAAAAAATTAAACAATTGTATACTGGATAAAGCTTATGGCAGGAACGGGCTGTAATCATGGATTTGACTAAAACCCCTCTTTTTTCTTTAGTCGAAGAAAAAGCAGTTGAGGTTGCAGTTTGTGGTTTTATGATTTGGAAGATGAGCGCTGCTTGAATCGATCAGATTAAGCGGCAGCTTTTCTAAGCTCATATATGAAAGGAGGGGACTCCATGCAGCCAGCAGCTGCGTTTGAAAGAAAATCTTCGTTCACGGAAGGAATGCAGGCGGGCATTTCGATCGCGGTCGGATATATGCCTGTTGCCCTGACGTTCGGACTCATTGCGAAATCAACGGGCTTAAGCTTTGCGGAAGCGGTGATGATGAGTCTGTTTGTTTTTGCCGGAGCCGCACAGTACATATCGCTGAATCTGATTGCTGCGGGAACGGGAGCGTTTGAAATTGTGTTTACCGTGTTTATCATGAACATCCGCCATTTTCTGATGGCTGCTTCTCTGAATGAGAAGGCGGAGGAGGCTCCTTCATGGAAAAAAGCGCTATACGCATTCGGGATAACCGATGAGACGTTTTCGGTCGCCTCGCTGAAACAGGGCAGGCTCACCACGGGCTTTATGTTCGGATTGATTTTCATTTCTTATTCGAGCTGGGTTGTGTTTACGGGAATCGGACACTGGGCGGGGAACTTGCTGCCTGAATTGCTTCAGGAAAGCATGTCGATTGCTTTGTATGCTTTGTTTATCGGTCTCCTTGTCCCGTCTCTTAAGGGGCAGCGCAAGGTCATGGCTCTGGCGGCAAGCGCAGCTGTTATCAATTCAATCCTTGTCCTTTCAGGCTATTTATCGGCAGGCTGGTCCATTGTGACGGCCACTCTTATTTCCGCTGTGGGAATTGAACTGGTATGGAGAGGGGAAAAGGAGGAACCGGCAAATGAATGAATCAATCATCCTTTT is a window encoding:
- a CDS encoding AzlC family ABC transporter permease — encoded protein: MQPAAAFERKSSFTEGMQAGISIAVGYMPVALTFGLIAKSTGLSFAEAVMMSLFVFAGAAQYISLNLIAAGTGAFEIVFTVFIMNIRHFLMAASLNEKAEEAPSWKKALYAFGITDETFSVASLKQGRLTTGFMFGLIFISYSSWVVFTGIGHWAGNLLPELLQESMSIALYALFIGLLVPSLKGQRKVMALAASAAVINSILVLSGYLSAGWSIVTATLISAVGIELVWRGEKEEPANE